A genomic region of Kribbella sp. NBC_00382 contains the following coding sequences:
- a CDS encoding 2'-5' RNA ligase family protein: protein MATIGVAIPIAEPYGTELQKYRAEFGDPMAASIPTHVTLLPPTDVPDEDLAVIDEHLLAVAARFPSFRIRLRGTATFRPISPVVFVPLAEGISSCEVLQSQVRSGPLEVALRFPYHPHVTVAHDLEKDALDRAYDALSEYDVAFDVAAFSRYEHGADGVWRPQRSFPLAG from the coding sequence ATGGCGACGATCGGTGTGGCGATTCCGATCGCGGAACCGTACGGCACCGAGCTGCAGAAGTACCGGGCCGAGTTCGGCGATCCGATGGCGGCCTCGATCCCGACCCACGTCACGCTGCTGCCGCCGACGGACGTGCCCGACGAGGATCTGGCCGTGATCGACGAGCACCTGCTGGCGGTGGCGGCCCGGTTCCCGAGCTTCCGGATCCGGCTGCGCGGTACGGCGACCTTCCGGCCGATCTCGCCGGTGGTGTTCGTGCCGCTGGCCGAGGGGATCTCGTCGTGTGAGGTGCTGCAGTCGCAGGTCCGCTCCGGCCCGTTGGAGGTCGCGCTGCGATTCCCGTACCACCCGCACGTGACGGTGGCCCACGACCTGGAGAAGGACGCCCTGGACCGCGCGTACGACGCGTTGTCGGAGTACGACGTGGCCTTCGACGTGGCAGCCTTCAGCCGGTACGAGCACGGCGCCGACGGCGTGTGGCGGCCGCAGCGGTCGTTCCCGCTGGCAGGGTAG
- a CDS encoding carbohydrate ABC transporter permease yields the protein MTPNVVPDGGPQRPAARRRRRPLTFDRVSFMVVFLGLPLAVFVVFVVSPFVQALWYSLTDWSGFSSKMNFVGFDNYVKLFHDDIFLKAVRNNVELAIVVPIVTIVLALTLATLVTIGGSGTGTVRGLKNSSLYRIVSFFPYVIPAIVIGLIWAQVFTPTSGVLDALLSKVGLHGFDDYAWLGDARTAMPVSMFVMVWGFVGFYMVLFIAAIRGIDPEVFEAARIDGAGRFRTAIFLTVPLIRDNVQTAYIYLGIAALDAFVYMQALNPGGGPQNSTLVMPQQLFTTAFAKGQFGYSTAMGVILAVVTMLFALLVFTVNTLTGGSNRIAKGRR from the coding sequence GTGACGCCAAATGTTGTGCCGGACGGCGGGCCCCAGCGGCCCGCCGCCCGGCGGCGCCGCCGCCCGCTGACCTTCGACCGGGTCAGCTTCATGGTCGTGTTCCTCGGCCTGCCGCTGGCGGTCTTCGTGGTCTTCGTGGTCTCGCCGTTCGTGCAGGCGCTGTGGTACTCGCTGACCGACTGGTCCGGCTTCAGCTCGAAGATGAACTTCGTCGGCTTCGACAACTACGTCAAGCTGTTCCACGACGACATCTTCCTGAAGGCGGTCCGCAACAACGTCGAGCTGGCGATCGTCGTGCCGATCGTGACGATCGTGCTGGCGCTGACCCTGGCCACGCTGGTGACGATCGGCGGATCGGGCACCGGGACCGTGCGCGGGCTGAAGAACTCCAGCCTCTACCGGATCGTCTCGTTCTTCCCGTACGTGATCCCCGCGATCGTGATCGGCCTGATCTGGGCGCAGGTGTTCACGCCGACCTCGGGCGTGCTGGACGCGCTGCTGTCGAAGGTCGGGCTGCACGGCTTCGACGACTACGCGTGGCTGGGTGACGCCCGGACCGCGATGCCGGTCTCGATGTTCGTGATGGTCTGGGGCTTCGTCGGCTTCTACATGGTGCTGTTCATCGCCGCCATCCGGGGCATCGACCCCGAGGTGTTCGAGGCGGCCCGGATCGACGGCGCCGGCCGGTTCCGGACCGCGATCTTCCTGACCGTGCCGCTGATCCGTGACAACGTGCAGACGGCCTACATCTATCTCGGGATCGCCGCCCTCGACGCCTTCGTCTACATGCAGGCGCTGAACCCCGGCGGTGGCCCGCAGAACTCGACCCTCGTGATGCCGCAGCAACTGTTCACCACGGCCTTCGCCAAGGGGCAGTTCGGGTACTCGACAGCGATGGGCGTGATCCTGGCCGTGGTGACGATGCTGTTCGCGCTGCTGGTCTTCACAGTGAACACCCTGACCGGCGGAAGCAACCGGATAGCGAAGGGACGCCGATGA
- the trpS gene encoding tryptophan--tRNA ligase, protein MSAAVPGDTPVQAAGSERRPRVLSGIQPTADSFHFGNYLGAVRQWVALQEDHDAFYCVVDLHAITVEYDPKVLRERTRRSAAQLLAAGIDPERSTLFVQSHVPEHAQLGWVLGCITGFGEASRMTQFKDKSAKGGADRATVGLFTYPILQAADILIYQADRVPVGEDQRQHLELTRDLAQRFNHRFGKTFRLPEPYIVKETAKISDLQEPTAKMSKSASSPAGIIELLDDPKVSAKKIRSAVTDSGRDVVFDPENKAGVANLLTIYSALSGKKISELEDEYAGRGYGDFKKDLAEQVVEFVTPFREKTLEYLDDKAQLDSILAAGAERARAVTEPTLQRVYDRLGFVPGPVQGR, encoded by the coding sequence ATGTCAGCAGCCGTCCCTGGGGACACCCCTGTGCAGGCCGCCGGATCCGAGCGACGCCCGCGCGTGCTCTCCGGTATCCAGCCGACCGCGGATTCCTTCCACTTCGGCAACTACCTGGGCGCGGTCCGCCAGTGGGTGGCGCTGCAGGAGGACCACGACGCGTTCTACTGCGTGGTCGACCTGCACGCGATCACGGTCGAGTACGACCCGAAGGTACTGCGGGAGCGCACCCGCCGGTCGGCCGCGCAGCTGCTGGCCGCCGGGATCGACCCGGAGCGGTCGACGCTGTTCGTCCAGTCGCACGTGCCCGAGCACGCCCAGCTGGGCTGGGTGCTCGGCTGCATCACCGGCTTCGGCGAGGCCAGCCGGATGACCCAGTTCAAGGACAAGTCCGCCAAGGGCGGCGCGGACCGGGCCACCGTCGGGCTGTTCACCTACCCGATTCTGCAGGCCGCGGACATCCTGATCTACCAGGCCGACCGGGTCCCGGTCGGCGAGGACCAGCGCCAGCACCTGGAGCTGACCCGCGACCTGGCGCAGCGGTTCAACCACCGGTTCGGCAAGACCTTCCGGCTGCCCGAGCCGTACATCGTCAAGGAGACCGCGAAGATCTCCGACCTGCAGGAGCCGACCGCGAAGATGAGCAAGTCGGCCTCGTCGCCGGCCGGCATCATCGAGCTGCTCGACGACCCCAAGGTGAGCGCGAAGAAGATCCGGTCCGCCGTCACGGATTCAGGTCGCGACGTGGTCTTCGACCCGGAGAACAAGGCCGGCGTCGCGAACCTGCTGACCATCTACTCCGCCCTCAGCGGCAAGAAGATCTCTGAACTGGAGGACGAGTACGCCGGCCGCGGCTACGGCGACTTCAAGAAGGACCTGGCCGAGCAGGTGGTCGAGTTCGTCACCCCGTTCCGGGAGAAGACGCTGGAATACCTGGACGACAAGGCCCAGCTGGACTCGATCCTGGCCGCCGGCGCCGAGCGCGCCCGGGCGGTGACCGAGCCGACCCTGCAGCGGGTCTACGACCGGCTCGGCTTCGTGCCCGGTCCAGTGCAGGGCCGGTAG
- a CDS encoding carbohydrate ABC transporter permease, with translation MTTTAADRVDVVAGSRAPRKRGREGRGVATTAHIALILWSLLVILPLVWTVLSSFKSTQEVLGNPLALPGKLRFSNYETAWTTAGIGRYFTNTVIVVTSALVLVMILGAMCAYVLARFSFRGNRLIYYSMLAGLTFPVFLAIVPLFFVLKNLSLLNTLPGLIITYVAFALPFTVFFLHSFFKALPGEIYEAAQIDGAGEWRTFFSVMLPMARPGMASVAIFNFLGLWNQFLLPVALNTDSKNYVLSQGMASFASQAGYAVDFGALFAAVVITVAPVLVVYIIFQRQLQVSVTAGGVK, from the coding sequence ATGACTACCACCGCCGCCGACCGGGTCGACGTCGTCGCCGGGTCCCGCGCGCCCCGGAAGCGGGGCCGCGAGGGCAGAGGCGTGGCGACGACCGCCCACATCGCGCTGATCCTGTGGTCGCTGCTGGTGATCCTGCCGCTGGTGTGGACCGTGCTGTCCTCGTTCAAGTCGACGCAGGAGGTGCTGGGCAACCCGCTGGCACTGCCGGGCAAGCTGCGCTTCAGCAACTACGAGACCGCGTGGACGACCGCCGGTATCGGCCGGTACTTCACCAACACCGTGATCGTGGTGACGTCCGCGCTGGTCCTGGTGATGATCCTCGGGGCCATGTGCGCGTACGTGCTGGCCAGGTTCTCGTTCCGCGGCAACCGGCTGATCTACTACTCGATGCTGGCCGGCCTGACGTTCCCGGTCTTCCTGGCGATCGTGCCGCTGTTCTTCGTGCTGAAGAACCTGTCACTGCTGAACACCCTGCCAGGGTTGATCATCACGTACGTGGCGTTCGCGCTGCCGTTCACCGTGTTCTTCCTGCACAGCTTCTTCAAGGCGCTGCCGGGCGAGATCTACGAGGCGGCGCAGATCGACGGCGCCGGCGAATGGCGCACGTTCTTCTCGGTGATGCTGCCGATGGCCCGCCCCGGCATGGCCTCGGTCGCCATCTTCAACTTCCTGGGCCTCTGGAACCAGTTCCTCCTCCCAGTAGCCCTGAACACCGACTCGAAGAACTACGTCCTCTCCCAGGGCATGGCCTCCTTCGCCTCCCAAGCCGGCTACGCAGTCGACTTCGGCGCCCTGTTCGCGGCCGTGGTCATCACCGTCGCCCCGGTCCTGGTCGTCTACATCATCTTCCAGCGCCAACTCCAGGTCTCCGTCACCGCCGGAGGCGTGAAGTAG
- a CDS encoding iron-siderophore ABC transporter substrate-binding protein, translating into MRSILRPLALLVALPLFALTACGGGEDKGTTDQPQAAGGAFPVSIKNKFGTAEIKAAPQRVVVVGLVEQDALLALGVTPVATTEWFGDKPGALFPWAQAKLGDGAVPQVLSDKDGIQFEKVAALQPDLIVGLYSGITADDYKKLSALAPTVAQLSGAPDYGVGWQDITRTVGQAVGKATEADELIKGVEGQFAKVRAEHPEFKGKTAIMASPYDGYFVYGSQDPRSRLLTDLGFTLPADLDKLLGGKFGANISTEKAALLDQQAIVWFPSKGGTAKLLADPVYKALNVAKQGRGVYIEEDYGNDLYGATSFVSVLSLPTVLDQLVPKLAKAVDGDPATT; encoded by the coding sequence ATGCGTTCCATCCTCCGGCCGCTCGCGCTGCTGGTCGCTCTGCCGTTGTTCGCACTCACCGCTTGTGGTGGGGGTGAGGACAAGGGGACGACCGATCAGCCGCAAGCGGCCGGTGGTGCGTTTCCGGTGTCTATCAAGAACAAGTTCGGGACGGCTGAGATCAAGGCGGCGCCTCAGCGTGTAGTCGTGGTCGGGCTGGTGGAGCAGGATGCGTTGCTGGCGTTGGGGGTGACGCCGGTGGCTACGACCGAGTGGTTCGGGGACAAGCCAGGAGCCTTGTTTCCTTGGGCCCAGGCGAAGCTCGGTGATGGGGCTGTGCCGCAGGTGTTGAGTGACAAGGACGGGATTCAGTTCGAGAAGGTCGCGGCGTTGCAGCCGGATCTGATCGTCGGGTTGTACTCGGGGATCACCGCGGACGATTACAAGAAGCTCAGTGCGCTCGCGCCGACGGTCGCCCAGCTGTCCGGGGCGCCGGACTACGGGGTCGGGTGGCAGGACATCACCAGGACGGTCGGGCAGGCGGTCGGCAAGGCTACGGAGGCCGACGAGCTGATCAAGGGGGTCGAGGGGCAGTTCGCGAAGGTTCGCGCCGAGCACCCCGAGTTCAAGGGCAAGACCGCGATCATGGCTTCGCCGTACGACGGGTACTTCGTCTACGGCAGCCAGGACCCGCGCTCGCGGCTGCTGACCGATCTCGGCTTCACCCTCCCGGCCGATCTCGACAAGCTGCTCGGTGGCAAGTTCGGCGCCAACATCAGTACCGAGAAGGCCGCTCTGCTGGACCAGCAGGCGATCGTCTGGTTCCCGTCCAAGGGTGGTACCGCCAAACTGCTCGCAGACCCGGTCTACAAGGCCCTCAATGTGGCCAAGCAGGGCCGCGGGGTCTACATCGAAGAGGACTACGGCAACGACCTCTACGGCGCCACCAGCTTCGTCTCGGTGCTCAGCCTGCCGACCGTACTGGACCAACTGGTGCCCAAGCTCGCCAAGGCGGTCGACGGCGACCCGGCGACCACATAA